One window of Quercus robur chromosome 12, dhQueRobu3.1, whole genome shotgun sequence genomic DNA carries:
- the LOC126708102 gene encoding uncharacterized protein LOC126708102, whose protein sequence is MSDFIPKISKYRNSLAQLLKKCLPEWNSVHTEAVQQLKKLVEKLPPLQIPGTGKRILQIDASDEYWAAPLFEELDGKRNICGYKNGAFKPSEFHYHSTFKEILAVKHGIEKFQFHLLRHHFLVEMDMSSFPKMLQFKRKMLPHPQLLRWSNWFSQWSFQVKHIKGRDNLITDYLSRKPPVLNTTILPSPLCVYPVTDPSSSSNPSPAILSDILNMIKNLPLEIKDQIKTLNSPSQSQKDYQNPP, encoded by the coding sequence ATGTCAGATTTCATTCCTAAAATCTCCAAGTATAGAAATTCTCTAGCCCAACTGCTGAAAAAATGTCTTCCAGAATGGAATTCTGTCCATACAGAAGCAGTCCAACAGTTGAAAAAATTGGTAGAAAAGCTTCCTCCTTTGCAAATCCCAGGAACAGGCAAACGGATATTGCAAATAGATGCAAGTGATGAGTATTGGGCAGCTCCTCTTTTTGAAGAACTTGATGGTAAAAGAAATATTTGTGGGTATAAGAATGGTGCATTTAAACCTTCAGAATTCCACTACCACTCTACTTTTAAAGAGATTCTTGCAGTCAAACATGGGATTGAAAAATTCCAGTTTCATCTTCTTAGGCATCACTTCCTGGTAGAAATGGATATGTCTTCCTTCCCTAAAATGCTTCAgttcaaaaggaaaatgcttcCACATCCTCAGTTACTTAGATGGTCAAATTGGTTTTCACAATGGTCCTTTCAAGTCAAGCACATCAAAGGAAGAGATAACCTTATCACTGATTATCTTTCCAGAAAGCCACCAGTCCTCAATACCACAATTCTCCCTTCCCCCTTATGTGTATACCCTGTTACAGATCCttcctcatcatcaaatccTTCTCCTGCAATTCTTAGTGATATCCTTAACATGATAAAGAATCTCCCTCTAGAAATAAAAGACCAAATAAAGACTTTAAACTCTCCAAGCCAGAGCCAAAAGGATTATCAGAATCCTCCATAA
- the LOC126710503 gene encoding ABC transporter B family member 11-like isoform X2, which produces MAVENGLDSQTNTDAATTSKSNAEEEKTSSMNGDQEDSKKSKGDEKTSTVPFRKLFSFADSTDILLMILGTIGAVGNGICMPLMTLLFGELSNSFGQNQNSPNMVDTVSKVCLKFVYLALGAALAAFLQVACWMVTGERQAARIRRLYLKTILRQDVAFFDKETNTGEVVGRMSGDTVLIQDAMGEKVGKFLQLTTTFIGGFVVAFIKGWLLTLVMLSSLPLLVASGAVMSIIIPKMASRGQSAYAKAANVVEQTTGSIRTVASFTGEKQAIISYKKFVLKAYNSGVQEGLASGFGLGTATFVRFCTYALAAWFGAKMILEKGYNGGQVLSVIIAVLSGSMSLGQASPCMSAFTAGQAAAFKMFETIGRKPVIDAYDTKGRTLDDIHGDIELRDVYFSYPSRPDELIFNGFSLSIPSGTTTALVGQSGSGKSTVISLIERFYDPLAGEVLIGGINIKEFQLKWIRGKIGLVSQEPVLFASSIKDNIAYGKDGATIEEIRAAAELANAAKFIDKLPQGLDTMVGEHGTQMSGGQKQRIAIARAILKDPRILLLDEATSALDAESERIVQEALDRIMVNRTTVIVAHRLSTVRNADMIAVIHRGKMVEKGSHSELLKDPEGAYSQLIRLQEVKKGSEQALVDRNNPEITVESFRHSTQRISIQRSISRGSSGVGNSSRHSFSVSFGLPTGVNVPEIARAETESPSVPTEELPNVPLSRVAYLSKPEIAVLIIGAVAAILNGVILPILGLLISRAIKIFFEPNGLKKDSKFLAIMFMLLGLASFLMSPARSYFFAVAGCKLIRRIRVMCFEKVVNMEVSWFDDADNSSGAIGARLSVDAASVRALVGDALGQMVENMASAVAGLVIAFVACWQLAFIILLLIPLIGVNGFIQVKFMKGFSADAKMMYEEASQVANDAVGSIRTVASFCAEENVMELYKRKCEGPMKTGIRQGLISGIGFGLSFFLMYSVYATSFYAGARLVEAGKTTFSDVFRVFFALTLAAIGISQTSSFAPDSSKAKNAAASIFAILDRKSKIDPSEESGMKLDDVKGEIELRHVSFKYPSRPDIQIFRDLNLKIHSGKTVALVGESGSGKSTVVSLLQRFYDPDSGHITLDGIEIQKFQLKWLRQQMGLVSQEPILFNDTIRANIAYGKEGDATEAEIISASELANAHKFISSLQQGYDTTVGERGVQLSGGQKQRVAIARAIVKSPKILLLDEATSALDAESEKIVQDALDRVIVNRTTIVVAHRLSTIKNADLIAVVKNGVIVEKGKHETLINIKDGFYASLVALHTSASTV; this is translated from the exons ATGGCAGTGGAGAATGGCTTGGACAGCCAAACAAACACAGATGCAGCCACCACATCAAAAAGCAATGCAGAAGAAGAGAAAACCTCCAGCATGAATGGTGATCAAGAAGACTCAAAGAAGAGCAAAGGGGATGAGAAAACTAGCACTGTTCCATTTCGGAAACTGTTCTCATTTGCAGATTCCACTGATATTTTGCTGATGATCCTTGGCACAATTGGTGCCGTTGGGAATGGGATATGTATGCCCCTTATGACTCTGCTATTCGGGGAATTGTCCAATTCTTTTGGACAAAACCAGAATAGCCCCAACATGGTTGATACAGTTTCCAAG GTCTGTCTAAAATTTGTCTACTTGGCACTGGGTGCGGCTCTGGCAGCTTTCCTTC AGGTGGCTTGTTGGATGGTGACAGGGGAGCGACAGGCTGCACGAATAAGGCGATTATATCTGAAGACTATTCTGAGGCAAGATGTTGCATTCTTTGATAAGGAAACAAACACTGGCGAGGTTGTTGGCAGAATGTCTGGTGACACCGTCCTAATACAGGATGCAATGGGTGAGAAG GTTGGGAAATTTTTGCAACTGACTACTACATTCATCGGAGGCTTTGTGGTAGCATTTATCAAAGGGTGGCTTCTAACCCTTGTCATGTTatcctctcttcctcttcttgtgGCATCTGGTGCAGTAATGTCCATCATCATACCCAAGATGGCGTCCCGGGGACAAAGTGCTTATGCAAAAGCAGCAAATGTAGTTGAACAGACGACTGGCTCAATCAGAACA GTTGCATCATTCACCGGTGAAAAGCAAGCTATAATTAGTTAcaagaaatttgttttaaaagCTTACAATTCAGGCGTTCAGGAAGGCTTGGCTTCTGGTTTTGGTCTTGGCACAGCTACGTTTGTACGCTTCTGCACTTACGCTTTGGCAGCATGGTTTGGTGCAAAGATGATTCTGGAGAAAGGATATAATGGGGGTCAAGTGCTGTCCGTGATAATTGCCGTGTTATCTGGTTCCAT GTCTCTAGGACAGGCATCTCCCTGCATGAGTGCATTCACTGCGGGACAAGCTGCAGCATTTAAGATGTTTGAAACTATAGGGAGGAAGCCAGTGATAGATGCTTATGACACAAAGGGAAGGACGTTAGATGACATTCATGGAGATATAGAGCTAAGGGATGTTTATTTCAGTTACCCAAGCAGACCGGATGAACTAATATTCAATGGATTCTCTCTTTCTATCCCAAGTGGCACAACTACAGCTTTGGTTGGACAAAGTGGAAGTGGGAAGTCAACAGTCATTAGTCTGATAGAGAGATTCTATGACCCTCTTGCTGGCGAAGTTCTTATAGGTGGAATTAACATCAAAGAATTTCAACTCAAATGGATTAGAGGGAAAATTGGTCTTGTCAGCCAGGAACCTGTGTTATTTGCATCCAGCATTAAGGATAATATTGCATATGGAAAGGATGGTGCAACTATTGAAGAGATAAGAGCAGCAGCTGAACTAGCCAACGCTGCTAAATTCATTGACAAATTGCCACAG GGGCTAGATACCATGGTTGGTGAGCACGGAACACAGATGTCTGGTGGACAGAAACAGAGGATTGCCATTGCAAGAGCAATTCTGAAAGACCCACGAATACTACTTCTTGATGAAGCTACAAGTGCACTTGATGCAGAGTCTGAAAGGATAGTGCAAGAGGCATTGGACAGGATTATGGTCAACAGGACAACAGTCATTGTTGCCCATCGTTTGAGCACAGTAAGGAATGCTGATATGATTGCCGTCATTCATAGAGGAAAGATGGTTGAAAAGG GCTCGCACTCAGAACTACTCAAGGATCCTGAGGGAGCATACTCTCAGCTTATACGCTTGCAAGAAGTAAAAAAAGGATCAGAACAAGCTTTAGTTGATCGAAACAATCCAGAAATTACTGTGGAATCATTCAGACACTCAACTCAAAGAATATCAATCCAACGATCTATAAGTCGAGGATCATCTGGAGTGGGAAACAGTAGCCGCCACTCATTCTCTGTATCATTTGGTTTACCTACAGGAGTTAATGTACCAGAAATTGCACGGGCAGAAACAGAATCCCCTTCAGTACCTACAGAAGAACTTCCAAATGTTCCACTCAGCCGCGTTGCCTACCTTAGCAAGCCTGAGATTGCAGTGCTTATAATTGGAGCTGTAGCAGCAATCCTCAATGGCGTAATACTTCCAATTTTAGGATTACTAATTTCCAGAGCTATCAAGATATTTTTTGAACCTAATGGACTAAAAAAGGATTCAAAATTTTTGGCAATCATGTTTATGCTCCTTGGTCTGGCATCATTTCTGATGAGTCCAGCACGATCATATTTCTTTGCTGTGGCTGGGTGTAAATTAATCAGACGTATTAGAGTAATGTGCTTTGAGAAGGTGGTTAACATGGAGGTTAGCTGGTTTGATGATGCTGATAATTCAAGTGGTGCAATTGGTGCAAGGCTCTCAGTAGATGCAGCATCAGTGCGTGCTTTAGTAGGGGATGCACTTGGTCAGATGGTAGAAAATATGGCTTCAGCGGTTGCTGGGTTGGTCATTGCCTTTGTCGCTTGCTGGCAGTTGGCTTTTATTATCCTGTTATTGATTCCTCTAATTGGAGTTAATGGGTTTATTCAAGTGAAGTTCATGAAAGGATTTAGTGCAGATGCAAAG aTGATGTATGAGGAAGCGAGCCAGGTTGCAAATGATGCTGTTGGAAGTATAAGAACGGTTGCTTCTTTTTGTGCTGAAGAGAATGTGATGGAAttatacaaaagaaaatgtGAAGGTCCGATGAAGACTGGGATACGGCAAGGACTGATTAGTGGAATAGGATTTGGGTTATCTTTCTTCTTAATGTATTCTGTCTACGCAACTAGTTTCTATGCTGGAGCTCGACTTGTTGAGGCTGGCAAAACAACATTCTCAGACGTTTTCCGG GTTTTTTTTGCCTTAACCTTGGCAGCAATAGGAATTTCTCAAACAAGCTCCTTTGCTCCTGATTCTAGCAAAGCCAAGAACGCGGCTGCTTCCATATTTGCAATATTAGATCGGAAGTCAAAGATAGACCCAAGTGAGGAGTCTGGCATGAAATTGGATGATGTGAAGGGCGAAATTGAGCTTCGTCATGTAAGCTTTAAGTATCCTTCTAGACCAGATATTCAGATTTTCCGAGACCTCAACTTAAAAATTCATTCTGGGAAG ACGGTTGCCCTTGTCGGAGAAAGTGGTAGTGGAAAATCAACAGTGGTCTCACTTTTACAAAGATTTTATGATCCTGATTCAGGCCATATAACACTGGATGGAATTGAAATTCAAAAGTTTCAACTCAAATGGTTGAGGCAGCAAATGGGGCTTGTGAGCCAAGAACCAATTTTGTTCAATGACACTATCCGTGCCAACATTGCATATGGAAAGGAAGGAGATGCAACTGAGGCAGAAATTATATCTGCATCAGAGTTGGCCAATGCCCACAAATTCATTAGTAGCTTACAACAG GGTTATGATACCACGGTAGGTGAACGAGGAGTCCAATTATCTGGTGGGCAAAAGCAACGTGTAGCCATTGCACGTGCCATAGTCAAAAGTCcaaaaatattactattagatgAAGCTACTAGTGCACTAGATGCCGAGTCTGAGAAAATTGTTCAAGATGCATTAGACCGAGTCATTGTTAACCGGACTACAATAGTTGTGGCTCATCGATTATCCACAATCAAGAATGCTGATCTAATAGCAGTTGTTAAAAATGGAGTAATAGTGGAGAAAGGAAAGCATGAAACTTTGATTAATATCAAGGATGGATTTTACGCCTCCTTAGTGGCACTTCATACCAGTGCTTCAACCGtttga
- the LOC126710503 gene encoding ABC transporter B family member 4-like isoform X4, which translates to MAVENGLDSQTNTDAATTSKSNAEEEKTSSMNGDQEDSKKSKGDEKTSTVPFRKLFSFADSTDILLMILGTIGAVGNGICMPLMTLLFGELSNSFGQNQNSPNMVDTVSKVCLKFVYLALGAALAAFLQVACWMVTGERQAARIRRLYLKTILRQDVAFFDKETNTGEVVGRMSGDTVLIQDAMGEKVGKFLQLTTTFIGGFVVAFIKGWLLTLVMLSSLPLLVASGAVMSIIIPKMASRGQSAYAKAANVVEQTTGSIRTVASFTGEKQAIISYKKFVLKAYNSGVQEGLASGFGLGTATFVRFCTYALAAWFGAKMILEKGYNGGQVLSVIIAVLSGSMSLGQASPCMSAFTAGQAAAFKMFETIGRKPVIDAYDTKGRTLDDIHGDIELRDVYFSYPSRPDELIFNGFSLSIPSGTTTALVGQSGSGKSTVISLIERFYDPLAGEVLIGGINIKEFQLKWIRGKIGLVSQEPVLFASSIKDNIAYGKDGATIEEIRAAAELANAAKFIDKLPQGLDTMVGEHGTQMSGGQKQRIAIARAILKDPRILLLDEATSALDAESERIVQEALDRIMVNRTTVIVAHRLSTVRNADMIAVIHRGKMVEKGSHSELLKDPEGAYSQLIRLQEVKKGSEQALVDRNNPEITVESFRHSTQRISIQRSISRGSSGVGNSSRHSFSVSFGLPTGVNVPEIARAETESPSVPTEELPNVPLSRVAYLSKPEIAVLIIGAVAAILNGVILPILGLLISRAIKIFFEPNGLKKDSKFLAIMFMLLGLASFLMSPARSYFFAVAGCKLIRRIRVMCFEKVVNMEVSWFDDADNSSGAIGARLSVDAASVRALVGDALGQMVENMASAVAGLVIAFVACWQLAFIILLLIPLIGVNGFIQVKFMKGFSADAKMMYEEASQVANDAVGSIRTVASFCAEENVMELYKRKCEGPMKTGIRQGLISGIGFGLSFFLMYSVYATSFYAGARLVEAGKTTFSDVFRVFFCLNHGSNRNFSNKLLRS; encoded by the exons ATGGCAGTGGAGAATGGCTTGGACAGCCAAACAAACACAGATGCAGCCACCACATCAAAAAGCAATGCAGAAGAAGAGAAAACCTCCAGCATGAATGGTGATCAAGAAGACTCAAAGAAGAGCAAAGGGGATGAGAAAACTAGCACTGTTCCATTTCGGAAACTGTTCTCATTTGCAGATTCCACTGATATTTTGCTGATGATCCTTGGCACAATTGGTGCCGTTGGGAATGGGATATGTATGCCCCTTATGACTCTGCTATTCGGGGAATTGTCCAATTCTTTTGGACAAAACCAGAATAGCCCCAACATGGTTGATACAGTTTCCAAG GTCTGTCTAAAATTTGTCTACTTGGCACTGGGTGCGGCTCTGGCAGCTTTCCTTC AGGTGGCTTGTTGGATGGTGACAGGGGAGCGACAGGCTGCACGAATAAGGCGATTATATCTGAAGACTATTCTGAGGCAAGATGTTGCATTCTTTGATAAGGAAACAAACACTGGCGAGGTTGTTGGCAGAATGTCTGGTGACACCGTCCTAATACAGGATGCAATGGGTGAGAAG GTTGGGAAATTTTTGCAACTGACTACTACATTCATCGGAGGCTTTGTGGTAGCATTTATCAAAGGGTGGCTTCTAACCCTTGTCATGTTatcctctcttcctcttcttgtgGCATCTGGTGCAGTAATGTCCATCATCATACCCAAGATGGCGTCCCGGGGACAAAGTGCTTATGCAAAAGCAGCAAATGTAGTTGAACAGACGACTGGCTCAATCAGAACA GTTGCATCATTCACCGGTGAAAAGCAAGCTATAATTAGTTAcaagaaatttgttttaaaagCTTACAATTCAGGCGTTCAGGAAGGCTTGGCTTCTGGTTTTGGTCTTGGCACAGCTACGTTTGTACGCTTCTGCACTTACGCTTTGGCAGCATGGTTTGGTGCAAAGATGATTCTGGAGAAAGGATATAATGGGGGTCAAGTGCTGTCCGTGATAATTGCCGTGTTATCTGGTTCCAT GTCTCTAGGACAGGCATCTCCCTGCATGAGTGCATTCACTGCGGGACAAGCTGCAGCATTTAAGATGTTTGAAACTATAGGGAGGAAGCCAGTGATAGATGCTTATGACACAAAGGGAAGGACGTTAGATGACATTCATGGAGATATAGAGCTAAGGGATGTTTATTTCAGTTACCCAAGCAGACCGGATGAACTAATATTCAATGGATTCTCTCTTTCTATCCCAAGTGGCACAACTACAGCTTTGGTTGGACAAAGTGGAAGTGGGAAGTCAACAGTCATTAGTCTGATAGAGAGATTCTATGACCCTCTTGCTGGCGAAGTTCTTATAGGTGGAATTAACATCAAAGAATTTCAACTCAAATGGATTAGAGGGAAAATTGGTCTTGTCAGCCAGGAACCTGTGTTATTTGCATCCAGCATTAAGGATAATATTGCATATGGAAAGGATGGTGCAACTATTGAAGAGATAAGAGCAGCAGCTGAACTAGCCAACGCTGCTAAATTCATTGACAAATTGCCACAG GGGCTAGATACCATGGTTGGTGAGCACGGAACACAGATGTCTGGTGGACAGAAACAGAGGATTGCCATTGCAAGAGCAATTCTGAAAGACCCACGAATACTACTTCTTGATGAAGCTACAAGTGCACTTGATGCAGAGTCTGAAAGGATAGTGCAAGAGGCATTGGACAGGATTATGGTCAACAGGACAACAGTCATTGTTGCCCATCGTTTGAGCACAGTAAGGAATGCTGATATGATTGCCGTCATTCATAGAGGAAAGATGGTTGAAAAGG GCTCGCACTCAGAACTACTCAAGGATCCTGAGGGAGCATACTCTCAGCTTATACGCTTGCAAGAAGTAAAAAAAGGATCAGAACAAGCTTTAGTTGATCGAAACAATCCAGAAATTACTGTGGAATCATTCAGACACTCAACTCAAAGAATATCAATCCAACGATCTATAAGTCGAGGATCATCTGGAGTGGGAAACAGTAGCCGCCACTCATTCTCTGTATCATTTGGTTTACCTACAGGAGTTAATGTACCAGAAATTGCACGGGCAGAAACAGAATCCCCTTCAGTACCTACAGAAGAACTTCCAAATGTTCCACTCAGCCGCGTTGCCTACCTTAGCAAGCCTGAGATTGCAGTGCTTATAATTGGAGCTGTAGCAGCAATCCTCAATGGCGTAATACTTCCAATTTTAGGATTACTAATTTCCAGAGCTATCAAGATATTTTTTGAACCTAATGGACTAAAAAAGGATTCAAAATTTTTGGCAATCATGTTTATGCTCCTTGGTCTGGCATCATTTCTGATGAGTCCAGCACGATCATATTTCTTTGCTGTGGCTGGGTGTAAATTAATCAGACGTATTAGAGTAATGTGCTTTGAGAAGGTGGTTAACATGGAGGTTAGCTGGTTTGATGATGCTGATAATTCAAGTGGTGCAATTGGTGCAAGGCTCTCAGTAGATGCAGCATCAGTGCGTGCTTTAGTAGGGGATGCACTTGGTCAGATGGTAGAAAATATGGCTTCAGCGGTTGCTGGGTTGGTCATTGCCTTTGTCGCTTGCTGGCAGTTGGCTTTTATTATCCTGTTATTGATTCCTCTAATTGGAGTTAATGGGTTTATTCAAGTGAAGTTCATGAAAGGATTTAGTGCAGATGCAAAG aTGATGTATGAGGAAGCGAGCCAGGTTGCAAATGATGCTGTTGGAAGTATAAGAACGGTTGCTTCTTTTTGTGCTGAAGAGAATGTGATGGAAttatacaaaagaaaatgtGAAGGTCCGATGAAGACTGGGATACGGCAAGGACTGATTAGTGGAATAGGATTTGGGTTATCTTTCTTCTTAATGTATTCTGTCTACGCAACTAGTTTCTATGCTGGAGCTCGACTTGTTGAGGCTGGCAAAACAACATTCTCAGACGTTTTCCGGGT